Proteins from a genomic interval of Amycolatopsis sp. cg13:
- a CDS encoding superoxide dismutase, whose protein sequence is MARYELPELDYDYGALAPHISGEINELHHSKHHAAYVKGANDTLDKIAAARDAGDFGGIVGLETTLAFNLAGHANHVVWWKILSPEGGDKPTGELAAAIDEAFGSFDKFKAQFTAVSTTIQGNGWGALSWDPIGKTLITQQLRDHHNNLILPTTPILLVDVWEHAFYLDYKNVKPDYVNALWNIFNWAEISKRFDNAVAGGNGLLLG, encoded by the coding sequence ATGGCCCGGTACGAGCTGCCCGAACTCGACTACGACTACGGTGCCCTCGCGCCGCACATCTCCGGCGAGATCAACGAGCTGCACCACAGCAAGCACCACGCCGCCTACGTCAAGGGCGCCAACGACACCCTCGACAAGATCGCCGCCGCCCGCGACGCCGGCGACTTCGGCGGCATCGTCGGCCTCGAGACCACCCTCGCGTTCAACCTGGCCGGGCACGCCAACCACGTGGTCTGGTGGAAGATCCTCTCGCCGGAGGGCGGGGACAAGCCGACCGGCGAGCTGGCGGCGGCGATCGACGAGGCGTTCGGGTCCTTCGACAAGTTCAAGGCCCAGTTCACCGCGGTGTCGACGACGATCCAGGGCAACGGGTGGGGCGCGCTGTCGTGGGACCCGATCGGCAAGACGCTGATCACCCAGCAGCTGCGCGACCACCACAACAACCTGATCCTGCCGACCACGCCGATCCTGCTGGTCGACGTGTGGGAGCACGCGTTCTACCTGGACTACAAGAACGTGAAGCCGGACTACGTCAACGCCCTGTGGAACATCTTCAACTGGGCCGAGATCTCCAAGCGCTTCGACAACGCCGTCGCCGGCGGCAACGGCCTCCTGCTCGGCTGA
- a CDS encoding DUF305 domain-containing protein, producing MRKIFFSGTVLAASLLLGACGSPESPAPSAQAGHNAADVTFAQQMIPHHQQALEMAKMVPSRSSDPKVVDLAGRIDRAQDPEIRQMQGWLTAWGAAPASHSMPGGHSMSGMMSDADMKSLDAAKGPEFDRSWVDLMVKHHQGAVEMAKTELAQGADAGAKSLARRIVDAQQAEIAEMQGLVKG from the coding sequence ATGCGCAAAATCTTTTTCAGCGGCACCGTGCTGGCCGCTTCGCTCCTGCTCGGCGCCTGCGGCAGTCCGGAATCCCCTGCTCCCAGCGCGCAGGCTGGGCACAACGCCGCTGATGTCACGTTCGCCCAGCAGATGATCCCGCACCACCAGCAGGCGCTCGAGATGGCGAAAATGGTGCCGTCGCGCAGCAGCGACCCGAAGGTCGTCGACCTGGCCGGCCGGATCGACCGGGCGCAGGACCCGGAAATCCGCCAGATGCAAGGCTGGCTGACCGCCTGGGGCGCGGCGCCCGCCAGCCACTCCATGCCCGGCGGCCACTCGATGTCCGGGATGATGTCGGACGCCGACATGAAGAGCCTGGACGCCGCGAAGGGCCCGGAATTCGACCGGTCGTGGGTGGACCTGATGGTCAAGCACCATCAGGGCGCGGTCGAGATGGCGAAGACGGAGCTGGCCCAGGGCGCGGATGCCGGGGCGAAGTCGCTGGCGCGGCGGATTGTCGACGCTCAGCAGGCGGAGATCGCCGAGATGCAGGGGCTGGTGAAGGGGTGA
- a CDS encoding DUF6307 family protein, with translation MTSELSFVSRYEQRLALVRDVLEQDTGLTGPACQALAVRLLHLLDEAPERLRR, from the coding sequence ATGACCAGCGAGCTCAGCTTTGTCTCACGGTACGAACAACGGCTCGCTCTGGTGCGGGATGTGCTCGAACAGGACACCGGCCTGACTGGACCAGCTTGCCAGGCGCTCGCGGTGCGGCTGCTGCACCTGCTCGACGAGGCGCCGGAACGCCTGCGCCGGTGA
- a CDS encoding DUF5994 family protein, protein MTAAQYRKVPAGGSEPAEARVSMKCAGSEPGHVDGGWWPRSADLAAELPALAAALEARVGPLARVSYHLDAWGTAARKVRLGDRIVRLEGFRATDPDTVQAIGTDSRRVSLLVVPPEAPGGVARAVLRSAADGGSTATVAEILSGNGIAGAR, encoded by the coding sequence ATGACGGCGGCCCAGTACCGGAAAGTCCCGGCCGGAGGCAGCGAGCCCGCCGAAGCACGGGTCTCGATGAAGTGCGCCGGCTCCGAACCCGGGCACGTCGACGGCGGCTGGTGGCCTCGTTCGGCGGACCTCGCCGCCGAGCTGCCCGCGCTGGCGGCCGCGCTCGAAGCGCGGGTGGGCCCGCTGGCCCGGGTGTCGTATCACCTGGACGCCTGGGGCACGGCCGCGCGCAAGGTGCGCCTCGGCGATCGGATCGTGCGGCTGGAGGGGTTCCGGGCGACGGATCCGGACACGGTGCAGGCGATCGGGACGGACTCCCGGCGGGTGAGCCTGCTGGTGGTGCCGCCGGAGGCCCCCGGCGGAGTGGCCCGTGCCGTGCTCCGGTCGGCCGCGGACGGCGGCTCCACCGCCACCGTCGCGGAAATACTCTCCGGCAACGGCATCGCCGGAGCGCGCTGA
- a CDS encoding fatty acid desaturase has translation MDLTNPAAPRGPGPPRGSEYAELSELVKAAGLFRRRPVHYLLRGGLALLAFAGAWVVLALAGGHWWQLGTAVLLAVAYTQLAFLGHDAGHKQIFRGRRANDAVGTGLAGLVGLSYGWWVGKHTRHHANPNLENSDPDIDIPALAFSTGQSRAKTGFLRWMAKYQAFLFFPLLLLEGVDLHWSGIKAVRRGGTKSPRLDAALLAIHLAAYLTAVFLLLPPGIAAVFVVVHHAAWGVYMGCSFAPNHKAMPHLEPGHQLDFLRRQVLTSHNVRGGRWMTYALGGLNYQIEHHLFPSIPMATLRRAQPLVRDFCLARGISYSQGGLFRTYADVLRHLHEVGGMLRTAPAAAGSGSR, from the coding sequence ATGGACTTAACGAACCCGGCGGCCCCGCGAGGGCCCGGCCCTCCTCGCGGAAGCGAGTACGCCGAACTGTCGGAACTGGTGAAGGCGGCCGGGCTGTTCCGCCGCCGCCCGGTGCACTACCTGCTGCGCGGCGGGCTGGCGCTGCTGGCTTTCGCCGGGGCGTGGGTGGTGCTCGCGCTCGCCGGCGGGCACTGGTGGCAGCTGGGCACCGCGGTGCTGCTGGCGGTCGCCTACACCCAGCTGGCTTTCCTCGGCCACGATGCCGGGCACAAGCAGATCTTCCGCGGCAGGCGGGCGAACGACGCGGTCGGCACCGGGCTCGCCGGGCTGGTCGGGCTGAGCTACGGCTGGTGGGTGGGCAAGCACACCCGTCACCACGCGAACCCGAATCTCGAGAACTCCGATCCGGACATCGACATTCCCGCACTGGCGTTCAGCACCGGGCAGAGCCGGGCGAAGACGGGTTTCCTGCGGTGGATGGCGAAATACCAGGCCTTCCTGTTCTTTCCCTTGCTGTTGCTGGAAGGCGTCGACCTGCACTGGTCGGGGATCAAGGCGGTGCGCCGTGGCGGGACCAAGTCCCCTCGGCTGGACGCGGCCCTGCTCGCCATCCACCTCGCCGCCTACCTGACGGCCGTGTTTCTCTTGCTGCCGCCGGGAATCGCCGCAGTGTTCGTAGTGGTGCACCACGCCGCATGGGGGGTCTACATGGGATGCTCGTTCGCGCCCAACCACAAGGCGATGCCGCATCTGGAACCCGGGCACCAGCTGGATTTCCTCCGCCGTCAGGTGCTGACGTCGCACAATGTCCGCGGCGGCCGGTGGATGACGTACGCGCTGGGCGGGCTGAATTACCAGATCGAGCACCACCTTTTCCCGAGCATCCCGATGGCGACCCTCCGGAGGGCGCAGCCGCTGGTGCGGGACTTCTGTCTCGCCCGCGGGATCAGCTATAGCCAGGGCGGGCTGTTCCGCACCTACGCGGATGTCCTGCGGCACCTGCACGAGGTCGGCGGCATGCTCCGGACGGCGCCGGCAGCAGCCGGAAGCGGTTCCCGATGA
- a CDS encoding DUF5994 family protein, giving the protein MKPAPQDRTAGPVIESLVLGNRLRLKEPNATKGCFDGAWWPRSREPVAEFSALVAALADRSGRVDRIGFNPAAWDLAPLRLAHGPNLVRLAGFFGLQEHTVVVIGPRIRHVTLLVIPPDAPPDAAERALSAASAADSTGAALEILRDTGVLSRQPA; this is encoded by the coding sequence ATGAAGCCAGCCCCGCAGGACCGCACCGCCGGCCCGGTGATCGAGTCGCTCGTGCTCGGAAACCGGTTGCGGCTCAAGGAGCCGAACGCCACGAAAGGCTGTTTCGACGGTGCCTGGTGGCCGCGTTCACGAGAACCGGTCGCGGAGTTCAGCGCTCTCGTCGCCGCGCTCGCGGACCGGTCGGGACGGGTGGACCGGATCGGTTTCAACCCCGCCGCCTGGGATCTCGCGCCCCTCCGGCTGGCGCACGGCCCGAACCTGGTGCGGCTGGCCGGGTTCTTCGGGCTCCAGGAGCACACTGTCGTGGTGATCGGACCGCGCATCCGCCACGTGACGCTCTTGGTGATCCCCCCGGACGCCCCTCCGGACGCGGCGGAACGCGCGCTGAGCGCCGCCTCCGCCGCCGACAGCACCGGAGCCGCGCTGGAGATTCTTCGCGACACCGGCGTCCTTTCGCGCCAACCCGCTTAG
- a CDS encoding DUF5994 family protein has translation MPTPPRRDPSSAPAESRLRLKPPLPVAGFVDGGWWPASEDLAAEVPGLAAALADRLGPVWRVAFASQAWLPAEPTMISRGRLVRLEGFRSQDPHVVHVTGGSMRRLTLLVVPARTPPAAAAIALSAAADQNSTTCPEAILKESGATPRPAEDDVCRWESEGGAGFPSPAHADGSA, from the coding sequence ATGCCGACGCCGCCGCGCCGAGATCCTTCCTCCGCACCGGCCGAGTCGCGGCTGCGGCTGAAACCGCCGCTTCCGGTCGCCGGCTTCGTGGACGGCGGCTGGTGGCCCGCTTCGGAGGACCTCGCCGCCGAAGTGCCCGGTCTCGCCGCGGCGCTCGCCGACCGGCTCGGCCCAGTATGGCGCGTGGCGTTCGCGTCGCAGGCCTGGCTGCCCGCCGAGCCCACGATGATCTCCCGGGGACGGCTCGTGCGGCTGGAAGGGTTCCGCTCCCAGGACCCGCACGTCGTGCATGTGACCGGCGGTTCGATGCGCCGGCTGACGCTGCTCGTCGTCCCCGCTCGAACACCGCCGGCGGCCGCCGCGATCGCGCTGTCGGCAGCCGCGGACCAGAACAGCACCACGTGCCCGGAAGCCATCCTGAAAGAATCCGGAGCCACGCCCCGGCCCGCCGAAGACGACGTGTGCCGCTGGGAGTCCGAAGGCGGTGCCGGCTTCCCCTCCCCGGCGCACGCCGACGGCTCGGCGTAG
- a CDS encoding trans-aconitate 2-methyltransferase, which translates to MAVLTEDRARYWLDRWDRQQEHYLPDREERFAVLGDVLDELIPRSDPLIVDLGVGPGSLATRLLARFPGARVVGVDADPLLLGLADLAYGSARFRTVPADLRQRGWYEALGLDRAPDAFVSTTALHWMNRLPLRDLLAVCGEVLAPGGVFVNGDHLYEGDAGPRLDTLNRALTQRRAVRAGITRDEDWAAWWQAVEAAPELAGLVAERDGGFAHEVTDRPAVQDYLAFLREAGFAEAGTVWQVGDDRIVVGIR; encoded by the coding sequence ATGGCTGTCCTCACCGAAGACCGCGCCCGATACTGGCTGGACCGCTGGGACCGGCAGCAGGAACACTACCTGCCCGACCGTGAAGAACGGTTCGCGGTGCTCGGCGATGTGCTGGACGAGCTGATCCCGCGCTCGGACCCGCTGATCGTCGACCTGGGCGTCGGCCCGGGTTCGCTCGCGACGCGGCTACTGGCGCGGTTCCCCGGTGCGCGGGTGGTCGGGGTGGACGCTGATCCGTTGCTGCTCGGGCTCGCCGATCTCGCCTACGGCAGCGCTCGGTTCCGCACTGTCCCGGCCGACCTGCGTCAGCGTGGTTGGTACGAGGCGCTCGGGCTCGACCGCGCGCCCGACGCGTTCGTCAGCACGACCGCGCTGCATTGGATGAACCGCCTGCCGCTGCGTGATCTGCTGGCGGTGTGCGGCGAAGTCCTTGCTCCTGGCGGGGTCTTCGTCAACGGCGACCACCTCTATGAGGGCGACGCCGGACCTCGGCTGGACACCCTGAACCGCGCGCTGACCCAGCGGCGCGCGGTTCGGGCCGGGATCACGCGGGACGAGGATTGGGCGGCTTGGTGGCAGGCCGTCGAGGCGGCTCCGGAGCTGGCCGGGTTGGTCGCGGAGCGGGACGGCGGGTTTGCGCATGAGGTGACTGATCGGCCGGCTGTGCAGGACTACCTGGCGTTTTTGCGTGAGGCCGGGTTCGCCGAGGCCGGGACGGTGTGGCAGGTGGGGGATGATCGGATTGTCGTCGGGATCCGTTGA
- a CDS encoding MalY/PatB family protein has product MTDTHDPGFAWDLAKSRERRTKRWSVYGPDVLDLTVAEMDLPIAEPILAVLRDAVERQTFGYPIPAAQSGLPETAAKWLTETHGLTVDPGEIRLLPELMKGITNALREFTAPGSAVIVPTPTYRSFFGAISLADREAVQVPLLEGHRLDYDRIDAAFAAGAGSLLLCHPANPVGRIFSPPELRQLAEIAERHGGRVISDEVHAPLRYGVDFVPYAAVSETARRQAVTLFSASKAWNIAGLRCGFVALTNPDDCSRWDRLPGAASGGISPLGMVASAAAFEHGAPWLERALAFLDTNRLRLAAQFAAAGLPEVYQPADATYLGWLDLRRLGLADPAQLLREKASVAVTAGPDHGTSGAGFVRLNYATEPDVLADAAARIIQVLE; this is encoded by the coding sequence ATGACCGACACGCACGACCCCGGCTTCGCCTGGGACCTGGCGAAGTCCCGCGAGCGGCGCACGAAACGCTGGTCGGTGTACGGGCCGGACGTGCTCGACCTGACTGTCGCCGAAATGGACCTGCCGATCGCCGAGCCGATCCTGGCCGTGCTGCGCGACGCGGTCGAACGGCAGACCTTCGGCTACCCCATTCCGGCCGCGCAGTCGGGGCTGCCGGAAACCGCCGCGAAGTGGCTCACCGAAACGCACGGGCTGACCGTCGACCCCGGCGAGATCCGGCTTCTGCCGGAGCTGATGAAAGGCATCACCAACGCGCTGCGCGAGTTCACCGCGCCGGGCTCCGCGGTGATCGTGCCGACGCCGACCTACCGGAGCTTCTTCGGCGCCATCTCGCTGGCCGACCGGGAAGCGGTGCAGGTCCCGCTGCTGGAGGGACACCGCCTCGACTACGACCGCATCGACGCCGCCTTCGCCGCCGGTGCGGGCAGCCTCCTGTTGTGCCACCCGGCGAATCCGGTCGGGCGGATCTTCTCGCCTCCCGAATTGCGGCAACTGGCGGAGATCGCCGAACGCCACGGCGGCCGGGTGATCAGCGACGAGGTGCACGCGCCGCTGCGCTACGGCGTGGACTTCGTGCCGTACGCCGCGGTCAGCGAGACGGCCCGGCGGCAGGCGGTGACGTTGTTCAGTGCCTCGAAGGCGTGGAACATCGCCGGACTGCGCTGCGGTTTCGTCGCACTGACCAACCCGGACGACTGCTCGCGCTGGGACCGGCTGCCAGGCGCGGCCAGCGGAGGCATCAGTCCACTCGGGATGGTCGCGTCCGCCGCCGCGTTCGAGCACGGCGCGCCGTGGCTGGAGCGTGCGCTCGCCTTCCTGGACACCAACCGCCTCCGCTTGGCCGCCCAGTTCGCCGCCGCCGGTCTGCCTGAGGTCTATCAACCGGCCGACGCGACCTATCTGGGCTGGCTGGACCTGCGCCGGCTGGGCTTGGCCGATCCCGCGCAGCTGCTGCGGGAGAAGGCCAGTGTCGCGGTGACCGCGGGGCCGGACCACGGGACGAGCGGAGCCGGATTCGTGCGGCTGAATTACGCCACCGAGCCGGACGTTCTGGCTGATGCGGCCGCGCGGATCATCCAAGTGCTGGAATGA
- a CDS encoding APC family permease, with protein sequence MNEASRTSGNDAATVSAAADHRLRRALGTPSLAMLTFSSVIGSGWLLSPYTVAREAGPAALLTWVIGGGATLLVCLVFIDLAFRNPMSGGNVRWPRMASGPLVGTAVSWAILLQAVFAGPSESTAVAQYLGRWLPGLLGEDTLSWEGRLFAAALLLVFCSASFFGVVFITRLNNVVTTVKLIVPAATVILLLASGFDSNNYALGGGFAPYGISSALMAVVGGGVVYAFTGINGAAVMSGEARDPHKSVPRATLIVLAGSVLLYLGLQFAMIYTPPAGLLGSGWRGMNLTSPLAQLAGLLGMGWLSAVLVADAVFSPSGSLLMGTSIKARYTYGAAQNGLLPRLFTRVSGRWGVPWAALAFNALIGATVILSFGSWESIVSSLSFFYGLSYAVVSVAATILYRTEDGEGWLGRWATPVGAASFVVSGLILYWSGWAKMRIALPLLLVGFVIYLIRRATRSGRSNTPVLQGVWLIGWLVVLGALSAFGSFKGTGTIAAPYDSLAAGAVSAVTWWLAHRSGVRYRIAEQTESSARPQVLPAG encoded by the coding sequence ATGAACGAGGCAAGCAGAACTTCGGGCAACGACGCCGCGACAGTTTCCGCTGCGGCCGACCACCGGTTGCGGCGCGCGCTGGGCACGCCTTCGCTCGCGATGCTGACATTTTCCAGCGTGATCGGGTCGGGGTGGCTGCTCTCGCCCTACACCGTCGCGCGCGAGGCCGGGCCCGCAGCCTTGCTGACCTGGGTGATCGGCGGCGGGGCGACGCTGCTGGTCTGCCTGGTGTTCATCGACCTGGCGTTCCGCAACCCGATGTCCGGCGGCAATGTCCGCTGGCCGCGGATGGCGTCCGGGCCGCTGGTCGGCACCGCGGTGAGCTGGGCGATCTTGTTGCAGGCGGTGTTCGCCGGGCCGAGCGAATCGACCGCGGTCGCGCAGTATCTCGGCCGGTGGCTGCCCGGACTGCTCGGCGAGGACACGCTGAGCTGGGAAGGCCGGCTCTTCGCCGCGGCGCTGCTCCTGGTGTTCTGCTCGGCCAGCTTCTTCGGCGTCGTCTTCATCACGCGGCTCAACAACGTGGTCACCACGGTCAAGCTGATCGTGCCGGCCGCCACCGTGATCCTGTTGCTGGCCAGCGGTTTCGACTCGAACAACTACGCACTCGGCGGCGGTTTCGCTCCGTATGGCATCTCGTCGGCGCTGATGGCCGTGGTCGGCGGTGGTGTGGTCTACGCCTTCACCGGCATCAACGGCGCGGCGGTGATGTCTGGCGAAGCCCGCGACCCGCACAAATCCGTGCCGCGCGCGACGCTGATCGTGCTGGCCGGTTCGGTGTTGCTGTATCTGGGATTGCAGTTCGCGATGATCTACACGCCGCCGGCCGGGCTGCTCGGTTCCGGCTGGCGCGGCATGAACCTGACGTCGCCGCTCGCGCAGCTGGCCGGACTCCTCGGCATGGGCTGGCTGTCCGCGGTGCTGGTCGCGGACGCGGTGTTCTCGCCGTCCGGCAGCCTGCTGATGGGCACCTCGATCAAGGCCCGCTACACCTACGGGGCCGCGCAGAACGGCTTGCTGCCGCGCTTATTCACCCGCGTCAGCGGACGTTGGGGCGTGCCGTGGGCGGCGCTGGCGTTCAACGCGCTGATCGGCGCGACGGTGATCCTCAGCTTCGGCAGCTGGGAGTCGATCGTCAGCTCGCTGAGCTTCTTCTACGGCCTCAGCTACGCCGTGGTGTCGGTCGCCGCGACGATCCTGTACCGCACCGAGGACGGCGAAGGCTGGCTCGGCCGGTGGGCGACCCCGGTCGGCGCGGCGTCCTTTGTGGTGTCCGGCCTGATCCTGTACTGGTCCGGCTGGGCGAAGATGCGGATCGCGCTGCCGCTGCTGCTCGTCGGGTTCGTCATCTACCTGATCCGCCGCGCGACCCGGTCCGGTCGCTCGAATACCCCGGTGCTGCAAGGGGTTTGGCTGATCGGCTGGCTTGTCGTGCTCGGCGCGCTGTCCGCTTTCGGGTCCTTCAAAGGCACCGGGACGATCGCCGCGCCGTACGACTCGCTCGCCGCGGGCGCGGTCAGCGCGGTCACGTGGTGGCTCGCACACCGGTCCGGGGTGCGGTACCGGATCGCGGAACAGACAGAATCCTCGGCGCGGCCCCAAGTTCTGCCCGCCGGGTGA
- a CDS encoding LysR family transcriptional regulator, whose translation MAQVPVETTDLVVLDAAARLGSFSAAAAELQLSAPSVSNRLAAVERRLGVQLFERGARGSVLTTAGAQLAEYARRCLRLLDEAVAEVGAERSQRLVLAAPASLGSSVFPPVLAVLAGRPIAVHCRVAHSDEVLQRLRDGSAHAGFLLSRPPGDDLRSVRIGRSGIVAVCRPGHPLATRSRLRFGDLADSPVLVYRWGVGAESLAAAFEHPERPADRPVHTIGLPGTALQLAEDDDYVAVVPHFAAARAMERGTVRRLPLPLGEWKVEVRFAHPAASASRPGVAELLDDVGGLRKALALD comes from the coding sequence ATGGCTCAAGTGCCCGTCGAAACGACCGACCTCGTGGTGCTCGACGCCGCCGCCCGACTCGGCAGCTTCTCCGCCGCAGCCGCTGAGCTGCAGCTTTCCGCCCCGTCGGTGAGCAATCGGCTCGCCGCGGTGGAGCGCAGGCTCGGTGTCCAGCTGTTCGAGCGCGGCGCGCGGGGCAGCGTGCTGACCACAGCCGGTGCGCAGCTCGCCGAGTACGCGCGACGCTGTCTGCGGCTGCTGGACGAAGCCGTCGCCGAGGTCGGCGCCGAACGGTCGCAACGGCTCGTGCTGGCCGCGCCGGCCAGTCTCGGTTCGTCGGTGTTCCCGCCGGTGCTGGCGGTGCTGGCGGGCCGTCCGATCGCGGTGCACTGCCGGGTCGCGCACAGCGACGAGGTTCTGCAACGGCTGCGAGACGGCAGCGCGCACGCCGGATTCCTGCTGTCGCGTCCGCCCGGGGACGACCTCCGTTCAGTCCGGATCGGACGGTCCGGCATCGTCGCGGTCTGCCGTCCCGGCCATCCGCTGGCGACGCGTTCCCGGCTGCGGTTCGGCGATCTGGCCGACAGTCCCGTGCTCGTCTACCGCTGGGGCGTCGGCGCGGAATCGCTCGCTGCGGCGTTCGAACATCCGGAGCGGCCGGCGGACCGGCCGGTGCACACGATCGGTTTGCCGGGGACCGCGTTGCAGCTCGCCGAGGACGACGATTACGTCGCGGTGGTCCCGCATTTCGCCGCGGCGCGGGCGATGGAGCGGGGCACGGTGCGGCGGTTGCCGCTCCCCCTCGGCGAGTGGAAGGTCGAGGTTCGATTCGCGCATCCGGCCGCGTCCGCGAGCCGTCCTGGGGTTGCCGAATTGTTGGATGATGTCGGCGGTCTCCGGAAAGCGCTGGCGCTGGACTGA
- a CDS encoding methyltransferase domain-containing protein — MTFGVPRPDKIDYYAQVAEAGRDYKRQVLAALDLRPGLTVLDVGCGPGTDLPAMAEAVGSSGAVLGVDTEPAMVEEAGRRVSGTPRISIRLGDAHALPLAESSVDRVRADRMVQHVADPAAVFAELHRVLRPGGLACVAEPDWDSLVVDPGELATNRAFNRFVCSTMVRNATVGRSLPRLASGAGLAVLDVSVATPVFRDFEAADKILGLSRNTERAVRAGQLDRAAGEQWLAALASGPFLAASMVFIGVFAKPAA, encoded by the coding sequence ATGACTTTCGGCGTTCCCCGACCGGACAAAATCGACTACTACGCCCAAGTCGCCGAAGCCGGGCGCGATTACAAACGGCAAGTCCTGGCCGCGCTCGACCTGCGGCCCGGCCTGACCGTGCTGGACGTCGGCTGCGGTCCCGGCACCGATCTGCCCGCCATGGCCGAGGCGGTGGGTTCGTCGGGGGCGGTCCTCGGCGTGGACACGGAACCGGCGATGGTCGAGGAGGCCGGGCGACGGGTCTCCGGGACGCCGCGGATCTCGATCCGGCTGGGCGACGCGCACGCGCTGCCGCTGGCCGAGTCGAGCGTCGACCGGGTCCGGGCGGACCGGATGGTGCAGCACGTCGCCGATCCCGCCGCGGTTTTCGCGGAGCTGCACCGGGTTCTGCGCCCCGGCGGGCTGGCGTGTGTGGCCGAGCCGGATTGGGACAGCCTGGTGGTCGATCCCGGGGAGCTCGCGACGAACCGGGCGTTCAACCGGTTTGTGTGCTCGACGATGGTCCGGAACGCGACTGTCGGCCGTTCCTTACCGCGGCTGGCTTCGGGAGCGGGTTTGGCGGTGCTCGACGTTTCGGTCGCGACGCCGGTGTTCCGCGATTTCGAGGCGGCGGACAAGATTCTCGGGCTGAGCCGGAACACCGAACGCGCGGTGCGAGCGGGTCAGCTGGACCGGGCGGCCGGGGAGCAGTGGCTGGCAGCGCTGGCCTCGGGACCGTTTTTGGCTGCCAGCATGGTTTTCATCGGGGTTTTCGCTAAGCCTGCCGCTTGA
- a CDS encoding DNA alkylation repair protein: MADATLPGVLARLEELDDPRIRAVNESHGDDHSVNLGKLRALAKELKAQPDLARELWRTGDTNARLLALLVARPKQFDRDDLDAMLREAVKPKVQDWLITNIVKKSRYAEELRVAWLEDPDPVVASAGWALTVDRVAKKPGGLDLSGLLDVIEAEMKAAPERLQWAMNHCLAQIGIENPGLRARAIGIGERLGVLKDYPTPPNCTSPYAPVWIAEMVKRQA; this comes from the coding sequence GTGGCTGACGCAACTCTTCCCGGGGTCCTCGCTCGGCTTGAGGAGCTCGACGATCCTAGAATTCGCGCTGTTAACGAGAGCCACGGCGACGACCACAGCGTCAACCTCGGCAAGCTCCGTGCCCTCGCGAAAGAGCTCAAAGCCCAGCCGGACCTCGCTCGTGAACTGTGGCGGACCGGCGACACCAACGCGCGCCTGCTGGCCCTCCTCGTCGCCCGGCCGAAGCAGTTCGACCGCGACGACCTCGACGCCATGCTGCGCGAGGCCGTCAAACCGAAGGTCCAGGACTGGCTTATAACGAACATCGTCAAGAAGAGCCGCTACGCCGAGGAACTCCGCGTCGCCTGGCTCGAAGACCCCGACCCGGTGGTCGCGAGCGCGGGCTGGGCGCTGACCGTCGACCGCGTCGCCAAGAAACCCGGCGGGCTCGACCTTTCCGGGCTGCTGGACGTCATCGAAGCCGAGATGAAGGCCGCTCCGGAGCGGTTGCAGTGGGCGATGAACCACTGTCTCGCGCAGATCGGCATCGAGAACCCGGGCCTGCGCGCCCGTGCGATCGGCATCGGGGAGCGGCTGGGCGTGCTCAAGGACTACCCGACGCCGCCGAACTGCACCTCGCCGTACGCGCCGGTGTGGATCGCAGAGATGGTCAAGCGGCAGGCTTAG
- a CDS encoding flavin reductase family protein, with translation MYSSNTDADRGAFVWMVKNAVVPRPIAWVSTVDSAGVRNLAPFSYFAPLTMDPPTVVFSISESPKDTLTNIEALGEFAITIALSGQEELVARTASTVDSSVDEAEQVGLSWTAGVRIAVPHPAGTGPSLECTLVKIEEFRGSHLVFGEVVGVAVDDRLLRADGRLDQDAYQPVGRMGGATFTRVDNWVRVPIPAPEELLAGQVREGNPEGL, from the coding sequence GTGTACAGCAGCAATACCGACGCCGATCGCGGCGCTTTCGTGTGGATGGTGAAGAACGCCGTCGTCCCGCGCCCGATCGCGTGGGTGAGCACGGTGGACAGCGCGGGCGTGCGGAACCTCGCGCCGTTCAGCTACTTCGCCCCGCTGACGATGGACCCGCCGACGGTCGTCTTCTCGATTTCGGAATCGCCTAAAGACACTCTGACCAATATCGAGGCCCTGGGCGAGTTCGCGATCACGATCGCGCTGAGCGGCCAAGAGGAACTCGTCGCGCGCACTGCGTCCACAGTGGACTCTTCGGTGGACGAGGCGGAACAGGTCGGCTTGTCGTGGACTGCCGGGGTGCGGATCGCCGTCCCGCATCCCGCCGGGACGGGCCCGAGCCTGGAGTGCACGCTGGTGAAAATCGAGGAGTTCCGGGGCTCGCACCTGGTGTTCGGCGAGGTGGTCGGAGTCGCGGTGGACGACCGGCTGCTGCGCGCGGACGGGCGGCTGGACCAGGACGCGTACCAGCCGGTGGGCCGCATGGGCGGCGCGACGTTCACCCGGGTGGACAACTGGGTGCGGGTGCCGATCCCCGCTCCGGAGGAGCTGCTGGCCGGCCAGGTCCGTGAGGGGAACCCTGAGGGACTCTGA